The genomic window tctttttcggcccccctgcggcatatggagccagggatcaagtgACCCAAGCCCAAGtcgtgacccaggccacagccgcagcaacgccagatcctgagcccaccgtgcccagctggggattgaacctgaatccaaGCCCTCCCAAGACGCCGCCAATCCCGCTGCgtcacagcgggagctcccgGTGGTCTTTATTAATGGCTGACGTCTAGATCCATCAGTATGGGGGAGGGCTTACAAAACGGTGGCCTGCCTTCTTCACTGACTGGCTGGGCTCCTGCTATCGAGAAAGCCTTCCCTTCCTCAGCTCTGCAGCTCCTCCCGAGATGTGTTCGTGGGAAAGGGCACAATAAATGCTTGATGCCTTATCAGTTTTCAAAGGAGTAAGCTGGCTTCCTAGAGAGTCCAAAGGGGATTTCAACGGTGGAGCTTGTCCTCGCAGCATCACGGGGAAGCGCTGGACCCCACGTCTCCCTGTCGCCCTGGACGGTGCTCCCACGGCCTCAGAGCGCTCGGGCCCCCCTGGGCCCGAGGAGCCGCCCACGGCCGCCAGGCCCTCAGACGTGCAGTTGGCTCTGGACTTGTTCAGGCAGGTCTTACTTTTTCCCCCGAGTGAACCCAAGGAAGCCAGAGTCTTCAATAAAACACTTCGTGAACGACAACACGTGAACTACTGCTGACTTCCACAACCTCAGACGCCCATCGAGGCAACTCGGGAAGAAACGATCTTGTAGCATCCCCGGAAATGACCAGAAGTCTTGCGTTCTGATTTTTCAGGTGACAGCAATAAGCTACACTCTTGACTGTGATTTTCCAGAGTTAGAAACTTGAGATACCCACATTAAAATCTGAAATGAATCAAATTAGTCAGGATGCTTTGTGATTGGCTTGACTGCAATATCCAGAAAGTGGCCGGATGTTCAGCCGTCTTCAGTTCAACTGCTAAATCTGATTATCACATGTTCTAAACGGTTAATGAGAGTCACACATTTGACCCGCCCgactcctcttcctcttcaacGAATTTCAAAGGTCGACTGACGACGACACCCTCTGTGGAGCTTGCTGTCATCTCCTTTGCTGCGCCAACACCCTGCCAGACACCCCCAAATACCCACCAGCCAAGAAACCTCTAAGGGTGATTAcgtgtgtgacttttttttttaattgtataattcATTTATACAGAAAAATCACTTGGAATTAACTATTTACAGTCTTTTCCAATTTCATTTCCACTGGCCAAAGAGAGTTCACATAATAGTCACCGTTTACTTGAACTGATCACCGTTACAAATCTGCCCGGACACAGGGCTTTCAGAGCTCCCCCGAGAGACGCTGATCTCACTGGAACAGAAACATTTCATAGTAGAAGATGCACTAGTCTCTTTTCCCTCTTATGCATAAATCTGCCCAAATTGATCTGATACGGTCAAATTTTCAACATGCCATTTTCTTTCCAACCCCATTATTTCCAAGTATTGTAAATCAAGGCAAATACAGTTCACTTCCCCCAAGCCTTCTACGACTTACTACAAACTCTCAAGTCTGGCTTTTATCATCTCCTTTCGTAAATGTCTGACACAACCAGACATTCTGCTTTAAGACAAGACTACTCTCtttgtccctctttttttttttttttttaaaaaaaaaaaaaaaaaacctactaccaGTCAGTTCCTTTCTGCCTGCTTTTTCAGACAACACGAACTTCCCATGAACGCGTTAAGGTGGTTTTCTTGCCGTAATCCAGAATACACCAAGTCATTTCACGTGTGCTCACCACCCCGCAATCCTACCCTTTAAAAACTGCAATTTTCTGAATTGGCTCAAAAACAGTATGGCTTGGTTTCACTTGGTAAAGTTAATATGAtgtaaaaaacacacacatgtatatacatacacacatacacacatttttaatcaaggaagaaaaatactttagagaCATGCCAATTTGAAAAGGcatcaaagtaaaaaaataaaagcaaatactaaaaactactttacaataaaaaaaattaaataatcggCAGGTTCAATCAATGAAAAATGAGGAATGtgcagtgaaaaacaaacaagaaaaagcattCCAGTtggtaaaatggaaaacctattAAGTTGTATTTGTTTTCCAAGGAACTTATGTTTCAATGTAAATTCTGAAACACAAACATATATTTCCAAGTAGATCTTAGAGGCCAatgttaaaatttcaaattctgcATTCAAAATTTATCAAAGAAACACTGGTAAAATCCCagtatttgtaaaattttagGCTTTGGCAAACATTGTAAATATCACAAttggtattaaaaaaatcatcatgaaTATAGAATGAGGAGGAAATCCATTTTGTAAGCATTTCATCTGATTAAAAATACCAGGCTGCATGTTCTACatctgagaaaatatattttttaaaaagactgcagTTTAACAATAATCTGTATATGTACCTTtagctgccattaaaaaaaaaaaaaaaaaaaagaggaacaaccaccaaaaccaaccaaaaacagAGCACGTGTCGACTGGTACTGAGTAACCCTGAAACATCGCAAGGGCGACTGTACAGCATAAATAGAGTCTCTCCCCAAACGCTTCCCGGGGCTTCTTTACACCAGAGTCTCCTTCCGCTGGCCACCAACCTGGGCTCTGTCCCTGGCTCTTCGGAAGCCGGCCTGGGCTCGACGGGCTTTCCCGCCCTTCACGTCATCCGCCGTGTGCGCTGGGGGGCCGCCCCGGGGAGCTTCTCCGTCAACTTCGACCTGCGTCCCGCTGGCCGCCGTGGATGCCCGTCTCTGGGCCCTGGCGCCCCCGGCAGGAGCAGGAGGGTGGTTCTCCCCGTACTCCTCGTGCAGCTCTGGCACGCCCCGCAGCTCCGAGGGACTGGCGGCCCGCCGGAAAGGGGCGATGGCGGCTCGGATGCAGCTGAACCACTGCTGCTTGTGGAACACGTCGTTGGCCTGGAGGGTGTGGGACTGGCCTGCAGAGGCGTCTTGGAAGCGAACGCGAAAGATGTTTTtggctagaaaaataaaaattaaaaaaaggagatcAGACTTAAGAGAGCGTGTTCCAGAGAGAGGGGTCAGGCTATCTGAACGTGGGTGCTGGCATTCCCACCCCTTGCAGGTCCCTGAGGCGGAGCCGGGAAAGGAGGCCCAGACAGTGCTTAGTAGATACACGTGGTGGGGCTGGAGCAGCGCGGCGCCCGACAGCTCGGGGAGTGTAACAGGTGGAGGACAGCAGagcccctttcccctttagtttTTTGTGTGGGAACAGACTTTTTAAAGGTTCAAACTGAAGTGGCTCGGTTGCGAGTTGGTCTAAACTGCTTTACGGCAGGCAGTTACCTTTATCGGAGGTGCCGAAAGCCCCTCGAAAGGACCCTCCCATCCTCACGTCCCCGTCCTGCAGGTCCTCCAAGACCAGCTCCTCCACCGGGATCGGCTGCCGGTAAACCTGGTAGGAGGGACGCTCGCCGCGAGTCACAGGCCGAGTCAAAACCAAGATGTCTTGAAACAGGAAAATGTAAAGTTTCTGGAGAAATGAGAAACGAACGCCTCCTAAGCACGGAGCTTTGTGAGTTTAAGCGATGAAAGCCACTGCTGGAGTAACCTGACTTGATCGCACCAACTTCCTCGCATTGATTTACTGCGATGTGCCTGACAAGTGACCTCACAAAGACGTGATGGGCACGCTGTGCGCGGTCGCCTCGGAGAGCGTTCTCATCACAGCCCACAGGCCACTCTGGCATCTGTGTGTAACTTTAGACGCAGCAGCAGCTGAGCAAACGCTGCGCAGCACAAAGAGCTGCCTGTCGAGGGTAACGTGACAGGAAACACCAGGCCGGCTGGCGCGGGCTTCTAACAGGGCCAGAATTTAAGAATGGAAGCTGGTAAAAGCGTTGAGGGTCTGGCCTGTCCCCATAAACGGAGGCTTTCATGGAACAACGAGGCCTCACGGTAGAAACTGGAGATGTCCGGTTTCAACTATTTCCAAAAAGAACCTCAGTTTGCAAAGTGGGCTACTGAAAAGCACCTAATGAAGTAAAAATACCTTTCTGAGCCTGTAGTTCATTCAAGCAGATGCCTTTGTaattaagatgttaaaaataacttttctttcattcaatCTGCTGAAGAAATTTGTCTAGGCGTgctaaaaaacactttaaaattttttttgaaggctCTGCTGCTCGGtattaaacattataaaataacttatttagaAAGGAACCCCTACCCAAACGAGTTGATACATGcttcaaaactaaaaaataacGTATTACGGATTCTCCACTGAGACACTGAAGTCATTCCGTCATGAGACACCAGAGGTTTGCTTCATCAAAGCTGCTGCCTTGAAATCCAGCAACCTCCCGTGCACGTTACGGACCCGCCTCGCGACGGCTCACGTCCCGTCCGTGCGCAGGGCACTCACGTGTCCGCTCTTGTTCTTCAGCTCCCCGTGGCAAAGCAAGACCTTGCTTGCTTCAATCCTGGGGTCCTTCTGCCTTTCGTCCAGGTACTCCAGCTTGTCAACGTAATACTGGCACTCCGACTCGCCCTTCttcaggttgatgtcagagaggacTCCCTGTATGATCAGTATCTAAAAGGTGTCGAGAAAAACCAACGGAGCGTTTTCAGGGTGTTAGTTTATCCTGTTTTCCCACAGGACCGAAATGTCACACTAAAATTTTAAAGGGGGAAGGGACCCTAGAAATCAGGTAATTCCGTCAGTCCCTCACTTTACAGCCTCAGCCAAACTGGGTGATTTGCCAAAGCCACACACCTAGGTGACGGAAGAGACCAGATCAGCGTCCAGGCGCTTGATGAAAGCCTAACACGAGCCGTGCTCCTCTTGGCCAGCGCACAGCGCAGTAACACACGGGACCCGGCAATAACCGCAGAACCCGCTGTGCTGCCTCAACCACACGCAGGAGGTATGAGAATGTCCCTGCACACCTTGCTAAGACACGACAAGCGGGCACTCAACGCGAAGGACGGAAGAGCCACTGCCTGGACACTTACGGCCTCCTCCAGGAGCCGCACGTCGGGGTGGTCTTGGGGCGTGTGTCTAAGAATCTCCTTCAGCAGTAAAGGGTACTTGACAAGGCGGCTTCGAGGGATGTCCAGGAAGCTCCACAGATCTAGTTTCCGGCTGAAGGGGGACTCCAGGCATCGCTGGAGGAAGTCTTGGACTCTGGGGTCCTGCTTCTTTTGATCGAGGAGTGCTTTGGCTGCCAGCTGGTTACTGCAGTAGCCTCGGTAGGCGTTCAAGCCCGGCAGCTGAAGGGGAAGAGAACAAAGGATCATCAGTTCCCGTTGCGATTTAGTCCATTCGTGAGACTGGACACAAACCACACAACGCAGAGCATGCCTGGAAGTTTTAAGCAGCTGTGAGAATGTTCCTGCAGGTCCTGGGGAACCGCAGAGTCCTCTGGGCCGCCATCAGATGCCCTTTCCGCTTCCCCTCACTTGGCTAAATCCAGCCAAAGCCTCACGACTCCTAGTGCCCCAAGCTCCACCAGACGCTGGTCCTCTGCGTTCCCAGGACACCTGGGCCTCCTCTGTCACCTTCCTCTCCCGCCCTGAGACTGCCTGTTTACTGACTGTCCTCGCCACACTATAAATGCCCCTCTTTCACCCGAGTCCCCAGCCATCCCTCCTAGAACAATGCCCGGCAGCTTGGCAGACGCTCCAAGACTCACTGAGAGAAGAAAACAGGTGATTAACGGTATGTGATTCTGTCCAAGGAGGAACATattcttaaaacaaatgaaacagcatCATTcgtgaagaatttttttaaactgagactATAACTTCTATAACAGCTATGTAAATGTGTTCAGTTTTAATGCCTTATTTATCTCACTTTAGAATCCAGTTACTGAATGAAATCAATGTGATATTCGTCACAAATGACATGTATGagaggtcccgttgtggcgcagcagaaacgactccaaccaggaaccgtgaagttgcaggttcgatccctggcctcgctccgtgggttaaggatccagcgttgccatgagctgtggtgtaggtcgcagatgtggctcggatcaggtgttgctgtggctgtggtgtaggccggcagctgtagctccgaatggacccctagcctgggaccctccgtgtgccgcaggtgcggccctaaaaagcaaaaacaaaaacaaacgacAGGTACGGCGCATCTGTATGAACCTCTCAGAAGCAGACAACTTGCTACATACCCAGCTTACAAGAATGTGACCAATTTGCTCCACTGTCCCACCAGGCTTGGTTGCTTCTCCTATTCTTGCCAACAAATCTGAAGggtaaaaaccaaaaatatcaaTAATACGTTTACCTAAAAAGTAGTTCAGGGAGGGCAAGATAGgctagaggattaagaggtacaaacgaCTGTGTATAATATAAACAAGCTACAGGACAGagtgtacagcacaaggaatgcAGCcagcattttataataactttaaatggagtataatctataaaagtatGAGTTACTATGTGGGACACATGAGACtaagattgtaaatcaattatactccaataaaatgtaaaaatttttaaaaatcagcactaAATGAGAAGTTTGGATTTAAAATCACTTGTGCTACTCCTATTCAGTGGGTAACGCAGCTCTGGCGGCATTTCTCACCTTCGTGCAGAGGTATGTAAGCATCCAGATCACCAAATATATGTGTGAGCTCCTCCTCGGACATAATAGACAGCTTTAACATGGGGTCGTGGTAGGCCTATCAGAGAGGAGACAGGTGTCACACAGAGATGGGGCAAGCAAAACACGACCAGAGGGGTCTACGTGAAGCAAGCACGACTGACTTCGTCAAAGCAGCATGGATTCTGTTCTACACGTAAACGAAATTAAGGTCTAAGTTAATCTCAGGATGGACTCTCTTACAAATATTCACATTTGTCTAATAAACGTCCTCTACAAAAAGTATTCGACAGTAGGTATTTTCTACTTTTCAACGTCTAAAGGTAAGAAAATCATCCTTGAGATTTTGTGAAATGCAATTCTTATAAGCCACGGCACATGATAAAAGTTATATACTTGCCTTTCTTGCAAGCTTGAGATCCTCAATTAAATCCTGTTCACCTCGGGACATTTCATATATtgcctaaggggaaaaaaaccccagcaaacaTTAACAGTCGTTCCCGTGAGAAAGGAAAACCGTATACGATTGATATTTACCATTATTTAACGAACATTCTGAACAGTGCTTTTTAAAGTGGCTCCGTCTAGCACTGGAC from Phacochoerus africanus isolate WHEZ1 chromosome 12, ROS_Pafr_v1, whole genome shotgun sequence includes these protein-coding regions:
- the NET1 gene encoding neuroepithelial cell-transforming gene 1 protein isoform X1 — its product is MESEPENQEQSRPRRRSRRASGLNAGGAAELSADTPGPGPDGRYSLRRGSSFTFLTPGPHWDLTLKRKRRAKDDDVVSLSSLDLKEPSNKRVRPLARVTSLANLISPVRNGAVRRFGQTIQSFTLRGDSRSPASAQKLSSRSTVPTPAKRRSSALWSEMLDVGMKASLTTREIKRQEAIYEMSRGEQDLIEDLKLARKAYHDPMLKLSIMSEEELTHIFGDLDAYIPLHEDLLARIGEATKPGGTVEQIGHILVSWLPGLNAYRGYCSNQLAAKALLDQKKQDPRVQDFLQRCLESPFSRKLDLWSFLDIPRSRLVKYPLLLKEILRHTPQDHPDVRLLEEAILIIQGVLSDINLKKGESECQYYVDKLEYLDERQKDPRIEASKVLLCHGELKNKSGHKLYIFLFQDILVLTRPVTRGERPSYQVYRQPIPVEELVLEDLQDGDVRMGGSFRGAFGTSDKAKNIFRVRFQDASAGQSHTLQANDVFHKQQWFSCIRAAIAPFRRAASPSELRGVPELHEEYGENHPPAPAGGARAQRRASTAASGTQVEVDGEAPRGGPPAHTADDVKGGKARRAQAGFRRARDRAQVGGQRKETLV
- the NET1 gene encoding neuroepithelial cell-transforming gene 1 protein isoform X2, coding for MVAHDEVGGLLPIKRTIRVLDVNSQSFREQEEPSNKRVRPLARVTSLANLISPVRNGAVRRFGQTIQSFTLRGDSRSPASAQKLSSRSTVPTPAKRRSSALWSEMLDVGMKASLTTREIKRQEAIYEMSRGEQDLIEDLKLARKAYHDPMLKLSIMSEEELTHIFGDLDAYIPLHEDLLARIGEATKPGGTVEQIGHILVSWLPGLNAYRGYCSNQLAAKALLDQKKQDPRVQDFLQRCLESPFSRKLDLWSFLDIPRSRLVKYPLLLKEILRHTPQDHPDVRLLEEAILIIQGVLSDINLKKGESECQYYVDKLEYLDERQKDPRIEASKVLLCHGELKNKSGHKLYIFLFQDILVLTRPVTRGERPSYQVYRQPIPVEELVLEDLQDGDVRMGGSFRGAFGTSDKAKNIFRVRFQDASAGQSHTLQANDVFHKQQWFSCIRAAIAPFRRAASPSELRGVPELHEEYGENHPPAPAGGARAQRRASTAASGTQVEVDGEAPRGGPPAHTADDVKGGKARRAQAGFRRARDRAQVGGQRKETLV